In Rhineura floridana isolate rRhiFlo1 chromosome 22, rRhiFlo1.hap2, whole genome shotgun sequence, a single genomic region encodes these proteins:
- the LOC133374690 gene encoding keratin-associated protein 5-3-like, with translation MSYQCKQPCLPPPSCMKGTTVCAEPGGAICVTPSQTSCADVGAPKCATVCTGPGGSICMAPGQGQCATVCQGQSNSVCVTPQRPQCATVCAGPGGSVCVTPQQTQGPTVCATPSGSVFVPQGQSQCTTVCQGAGGSVCVTPQQPQCATVCTGPGGSVCVTPQQTQGPTVCATPSGSVFVPQGQSQCATICQGAGGSACVTPQQPQCATVCTGPGGSVCVTPQQTQGPTVCATPSGSVFVPQGQSQCATVCQGAGGSVCVMPQQPQCATVCQGPGGSICVTPQQTPGGSVCVAPGKGQCATVCQDPCGNVSITPCETKCGAPGATVCTSTCGAAACVKTCATKGGNPGVTVCSDQVSVKSCPSINMGQCNVKKS, from the coding sequence ATGTCATATCAGTGCAAGCAACCCTGCCTGCCACCGCCCTCCTGCATGAAAGGCACCACCGTGTGTGCCGAGCCAGGAGGTGCTATCTGCGTGACCCCGTCTCAAACCTCGTGCGCAGACGTGGGCGCTCCGAAATGTGCTACCGTGTGCACGGGCCCCGGAGGCTCCATCTGCATGGCGCCAGGGCAGGGCCAGTGCGCAACCGTTTGTCAGGGGCAGAGTAACTCTGTCTGTGTCACGCCACAGCGCCCCCAGTGCGCCACTGTCTGCGCAGGACCCGGAGGCTCTGTCTGTGTGACGCCGCAGCAGACCCAAGGCCCGACTGTGTGCGCCACCCCCTCTGGATCTGTCTTCGTGCCACAAGGCCAGTCTCAATGCACTACTGTTTGCCAGGGGGCGGGTGGCTCCGTCTGTGTGACGCCACAACAGCCTCAGTGCGCCACTGTCTGCACAGGTCCCGGAGGCTCCGTCTGTGTGACGCCACAGCAGACCCAAGGCCCGACTGTGTGTGCCACCCCCTCTGGATCTGTCTTCGTGCCACAAGGCCAATCTCAATGCGCTACTATTTGCCAGGGGGCGGGTGGCTCCGCCTGTGTCACGCCACAACAGCCTCAGTGCGCCACTGTCTGCACAGGTCCCGGAGGCTCCGTCTGTGTGACGCCACAGCAGACCCAAGGCCCGACTGTGTGCGCCACCCCCTCTGGATCTGTCTTCGTGCCACAAGGCCAGTCTCAATGCGCTACTGTTTGCCAGGGGGCGGGTGGCTCCGTCTGTGTGATGCCACAACAGCCTCAGTGCGCCACTGTCTGTCAAGGTCCTGGTGGTTCCATCTGCGTGACGCCACAACAGACCCCTGGCGGTTCTGTCTGTGTGGCCCCAGGTAAGGGCCAGTGTGCAACCGTCTGCCAGGACCCCTGTGGCAATGTCAGCATCACTCCCTGTGAGACTAAGTGTGGGGCTCCAGGCGCCACTGTTTGCACCAGCACCTGCGGGGCTGCGGCGTGTGTGAAGACTTGCGCTACCAAGGGCGGAAATCCCGGCGTCACCGTCTGCTCTGATCAAGTCAGCGTGAAGAGCTGTCCTTCCATTAACATGGGTCAATGCAACGTAAAGAAATCCTAA